The nucleotide sequence aggGAAACACCAGTCTTGTCCAAGCAAAACTTAATGTTTTTTCTCATTTAAAAGCCCACAAAGAATGCATGTATGATGTTTATATGTATTCATGCTTTTCAAATGTTGATGTTTCAATTCGAGTCTTGAATTGGTGCATGCTATTGTAATTATGCCAATCTAACTTCTCTGTTGTGCTTTCAGATTCTTGATTACCTTGGCAAGTCCACTGATAGTGATCCTTCTTCACCAGTGGAGCACTTGTCCTCCAGATCAAGGTAAGCCCCACCATTCATTGAGGCATCCAGCAAATTGGGGTTTGACCCAGTTGTATGTTTGCAAAAGTTCCTATTTGTGTTATGCATATTTTCTTTTTACATAGCCTAACTTGTTTTTTCGTTTGATGTTTGTCCAGCCGGAAAACATTGATATATCTAGTTCTCACTCTTGGCCACATATATCCAGATTATGATTTCAGGTAATATTGTCTTTGTAGCAAGTGTGTTCTAATATAATCTGGGAGGAAGGATATTTGGGTAATGCCATAGTCAGCTTTCCCTGGGCGATATGGCAAACCCGCTTTTGTCCTTTCCTACCAGCCTAAGGGGGTGTTGTCAGATGGTATGACAGACGGATTAATAACCGTTGCTCTTTGAGCTGAGAGTTCAATTCTCTCCATTTCCCTTGGTCTTTGGTGTTTGATATATCTAACTTTCTTAAGGTCTCCTGGCTGTCATGTCACACATTCATGATAGCACGACCTTCAGATTAAATTTAACATCCTTTTGTCAACATTTGTCCACTTATCAGTGCTGTTCAGGCACACTTGTTCTTCCAAGAAGAGGAGTTGGAAAGTTTCAAGCAGATGGTAGACACCTACTTATCTGATGCTTCTAGGGTAATGCTTTATGATTTCCTCTTTATCTTTTGGTTTGCATTTTTTTTACTTTGTTCATATAAATAGATTGGTTTAGCTAGACTGCatattctgaaaaaggaaaaaatacaGTAATTGATTTACTGGGCTTATTATCACATTTAATTTAAATGATCCtcagactttgtttttcctttctcaCTGTCTGATATGCCTACCTGAATTTGGACTTATGTTCAGCAATGGGCAGCCACAAATGAGGGCAGTTCTCTTCTGGACAGTATGActaaagcaattgatgaggtcaGGATTCACTTGTAATGTTTGGTTTGGAGGTTGTATAGTCCTTGTATTTTATGTTTACACCTTATGTTTCAGGTTATCAAAATCAGAGAGTGTGACATCTACAGCTATAACCCAGACTCTGATGCAGATCCAGTTCTAGAGAAAGGGGCCATGTATGTTGAGTGAACTAAGATAGGATTGTAATGGTTAGCTTATGCATCTAAATCGTCATTCTGATATGGATACTAACCTTTTCTTGTAGATGGTCGTTCAACTACTACTTCTACAATAGGAAGCTAAAACGAGTAGTGAGCTTTCGATGTTACTGCACTAGGTAGGTGCTTGCTTCGAGCTGCAAGGTTCTGACATGGAACACAAGATAATCAATAATGAATTAATGACATATTCTTCTTTTTAACGCAGCAAATTATCAGGAGATGACTTCTTAACTGGTGTTGTGTCTGATGGTGAAGAGGAAGATGCCTTGATTGACATGGACATATGACTGACCGTGTTCTGCGAGCTACCTGATGTGCGTGTAATATAGAGCACGTATGCACATTTCCTGTTAGGAAACTTTTAATATGACTTCCTTTTATCGTAGCCTGTAAAAACCATGGCCCCTGTTTACCTTTGTTTGTATATGCGGATTTGAGATTTGGCAGTGGGAAACTTCCAAAATCCCCGAGGCTTGAACTGCCATGGCAATTTGGTACTCAGTTGTTTGCTAGAACTGGAGTCTATGTTCTGCCTAGTTAAACATGAAGATATTTCTGAATATTGTGTGAACTGAATTGtcaaatttgttcaattgttaATTTATCAGGGGGAGATGGTATGGAACTCCCCCATCCTTGTTGCGACAAGTGAATTAAGCGCTATGTGGAGAGTGTTCTGTTATCTGGTGCAGTTTTCCCATCAACTTGCGTGTATTTGGCATCGTGTTTGTGATATCTGCTCTTTGAGATTTGGCAGCGGGTAACTACAATGTctagtttttgttttcttttctatttgcCTTAATCGTTTGGCTGTTTGGCCGTCTGGATTTGTAGAAACTGGAACCTATAACAGGTCTCGGTTCAGTATGTATTAATTTTGGTGAACGGTTCGTTAGCCAACAGCTAGCTAAAAATTGGAGAGGTAACAAAAACATGCGGCCCCTACTGTGATTTCTGTTTTTCGTGCTGCGGAGTATCCACTTCTGTTTCTGCAATTTTGTCAAGGGCATTGTTTCTGTAAAAGCCTGAAATGTCACTAGTCCTATTTCGAAAAGGCAACAAAAAAACGCCCACTATTTTTAGTGCTACAACGGAGCATCATTTCTGCAATTTTGTTAAAAAATGGATTACTTCTGCAAATGCATGAAAAGGTACTACTatatatttcaaaaaaaaaaagggatAGCCCATCATTTCTTGGAGAATGAAGTTGCATCAAAACAGGCTGATCTCAGTTTGCTAGCATGCCTGTGCCATGGAGAAAAGCTGAGATTCATCAGAAGCAGCTAGACCCTCAACTAAACCAGTGAATTAGTACCGAGCGAGCAGGGCTTCGTTACAAGTTTCATGGATCCAAAAATGACCAGAACAGCTCTACAAGTGCGTGCAGCAAGTTAGATACATGCCATGTGGCTCGCTCGATCGTTAGGCTATGCCGCTGGTTGATGGGGACGGCGTTTTCCGGGACCTGAACCAGCTCTGCAGTCTGCACTGCATGTGCTCTTGGCCCAGGAAGGAGAGGACCGCATGCAGCCACCGCGAGGGAGACCTGGGTTTCGCTCGCCGATGAGCACCGGAAACAAGAGATTCTTCGCAGGACATGTAAGGTTCTTGGGAACCTAGTTTAAGCCCAAGGCCGCCAAGAAAGGCGAAATGGCAGAGGTGTTGTGCTCACAACTCTTCTGAAATAAACAATCTGAATCCGTTCTCCTGCCATTTGACCTGTACTTCTTGTTGGAAATGCTCTGACATGAGCTCCTGCATTATATGCAGTATGcacgcacgcgcgcgcgcgcgtacaACGCCTGCTTACCCGTCAGTCACCCCACTGCTCTACTGGACTGCAGAGAGCGAGAGGGACGGCACACCGCAGCATGAGGTTCGTTGGTCTCGTGAGCTTGGTCGCTCTCATCTTCCTCCTGAGCTTCAGGTCCCTGCTCCATCAGCAAGTGCTTGTTGGTAAGTGCACATCCTCGCTCTGTGATTCACCGGTCGCGTATCGTTTCACTGTGTTGTGACCAGCTGCCGTTTTATTTCTGTCACCGAGAAGCGGCTGAAACTTGTCTTTGGTTTCGTGGAAGGAGAAGGCTCGGCGGTAGCGGCGAGAAGCGGGAGCCATGGCAGCAACCAGCAGCACGCCGAGCAGTGGGCAgaggagaggaagaggatgaggtggttCATGACGAGGGACTACGCGAGCGCGCGGCGGCACACGCCCAGGAACAACTGGCTGGATCCTTAGCTGCTAGGCTGCTAGCTCATCGACGGCGACGAGTAGGTCGGTGACGGTGATCATTCTAGGTCTCCCGTGTGTGCAGTCGTCCGTCTGTCAGTGTCAGTGCACACAAGTTTTGCCCCCTGACCATAGACCATTAGACCATAGTAGTAGGATGATATAGATAGCAGTGGTATGGAGCTATATATATGAGTAAAAATGTTTTGTTTCTGCTGAACCTTGTAAGGAGAACCGCGGTGTGTTTTGGTTTCAATCTGTGAAGCTGCTGTGCTCTGATAGTGATAGCCCAAGGAACAAGCCGGGTTTATTTGGTGTcgttcatccattcattcatttgCTTTCGTTTCTCTCTGAACTCTGAAGCGAAGATGGTTGCAGCAGAGCAAATGTTGAGAGTTCAGACTTACAGACATGATGAGTGGTTTCACAGTTAGGACGACAGTGCTAACCAGAATGAAATCTGGAACGAACCAGGACGGAGTAGCTTTCATCGTTTCTCCCGGTTCACATGTGGGCCTTGCATGCACCAGTCGCACTGTGAAACCCAAGAAGCGAGCGGCGTTGATCGTAGTGAAAATCACGTGGCTTATCTAGGGCTCCGTGGTAGACTAGGGTCAAGCAAACCAGTGATTAGGACTTTTACCAGAGATTAATTAACGTACGTAAAAGACAATAATTGCTCTCTTTTGTCAGTGGCTACAACATGTAACGGTGGacgctgtatatatatatatatatatatatatatatatatatatatatatagagagagagagagagagagagagagagagaactactaccctgtagctggctacaaaataatttattctgtagctactttgagttacgataattactatgttaatttatgagattatagtaactccttactaagtggtttactataacgttatggtaaatatcttcatgtgttatagtaacccatatatagtaaatatatattgacattatcgtaaattagtatataaaattatggtaaatggaggtggctacagaataacttattctgtagctggctactgaatagcctctccctactactactctgtagctggctacaaaataacttattctgtagccactttgagttacgataattactatgttaatttatgaaattatagtaactccttactaagtggtttactataacgttatggtaaatatccccatgtgttatagtaacccaactatagtaaatatatattgacattatcgtaaattagtatataaaattatggtaaatggaggtggctacagaataacttattctgtagctgggtACTGAatagccatatatatatatatatatatatatatatatatatatatatatatatatatatagagagagagagagagagagagagagagagagagagagagacacacaccGCTACGCTGGCTGAAACTAAGGTTCACAACTGTCCAATGCGGCGTAATATGTCTACACACCTAACAAAATTGATGAACTAAAAAagttaaaacgacttataatttggaacggatagaGTACATCCTTGAGTACTCACTCTATTTCAAATCAAATTCAGATAAATAACATTaccgtttttattttttattctaagTTTAACTTCTCTAAGGACGTACCAAATTAATGTGGTTAAAAGCTGTCGGTGGGCAATACCGTAACTGAACTAGTAGAGAAATTACATGCATGAACAGTATGACCCACCTAGAGCTGCCGTGATCGAGGTCTGTCTACACAAAAACTTACTACAGTAGCAAATTGGCAATCAGAAGTCGATGTCTCGAAGCTAACCTTTTCAACAAAGAGGTCGGTGACTTGTGCATAACACGAGGATTGTGCTAGCCAACCCAAAGATGCATATGCAGCCTTTTTTTTTCTCTATCTATCTACTCCGTGGTCCCATTAAAATGTGTTTCGGCGTTTGCAAAGCTCATATAGCCAAGTCAAACGAGGTAGCTGGCCGGCCTGCCTCCTATAGCCCGTGCTGCCGTGCACACCTTGAGAGGGATTCTTTTTAttctaaataaaaaatattaaaatgttAATCAAACACATTCTGAAGTAAGTAATATTTTGAGCACTAGCCTTTTCCCTTTGAGTCGCGTCAGAGATCATGTCGTGACTCGCCACTACTGTTATGTTACATGCGTTGGCGAGACATGGACACGCTAATATCGCTGGCTCGTCGTGAACGCTTTCTACGTATGCCAGTGACGTTTACGGTTGACTCATATTGTATATCCTCTCTTGGTGATTAATAAGGAAGAGCTTATGGATTTCCAAAGGTCTTATAATTTTTTTACATATTCTGtcaaaaaatattttttacatAGATATAAAAATCAACAAGGATCCATTTCACTTGGAATGGTATCATAACCTTTATAGTTTTCAAACTAAAATTCTTTTCAAAATGCTATATTCGAGTTTTTGGTTAGGCTCTTTTTTTCTTGtcaatccaaaaaaaaaaagacatagAGATCTAAAAAAATCATATAACTTTTTGAAGTAGATGCTACAATAAAAAAAACACATTTTGCTTAGATAAGGCGTCATAGCTTTTGTAGTTCTGAAACTAAAAATTCTTCTCAGAATGCTATGTTTTCAGTTTTTAGATAAGTTGTTTAGCCCCAAAATGGATTTTCTAAAATCCGGGGAAAATCATCCAAGTTATATCGGTCTGAAAAGTAGTATTTTGTCATGTAATTTTTCAGCATACACATTCAAGTGAAATTTAAAGTTCGTTAACTAAGAAAACGCAATAAGCAATATCTTGTgtattctttttccttttttattgaaAACCATGAATCAATATGAATGTGTTATGAGTACATACTGAACCTTGGCGCCACATAATATACAGGCATCAAGCTTCTTTGGCTACACGCATATGCAGAGTGTGACTTCTGTATCCCTCCCCCCAAAAAATACAGTAGGAATACTGCCAAAGCACACAATGTAAACCAAGATTGTGTCGGACATGT is from Miscanthus floridulus cultivar M001 chromosome 7, ASM1932011v1, whole genome shotgun sequence and encodes:
- the LOC136462303 gene encoding uncharacterized protein; amino-acid sequence: MKFLEYTPFDSINLFLEQLNLGDCTIKGNLEAFSCKHTATDRRLSISLEHEILDYLGKSTDSDPSSPVEHLSSRSSRKTLIYLVLTLGHIYPDYDFSAVQAHLFFQEEELESFKQMVDTYLSDASRQWAATNEGSSLLDSMTKAIDEVIKIRECDIYSYNPDSDADPVLEKGAIWSFNYYFYNRKLKRVVSFRCYCTSKLSGDDFLTGVVSDGEEEDALIDMDI